In the Colias croceus chromosome 25, ilColCroc2.1 genome, gtatagagatattttgatacctgagaaaggacataggctactttttaccccgggacataggataggttttatcccggaaatcccacaggaacgggaactatgcgggtttttctttgaaaacgcgggcgaggccgcaggcgaaaagctagtatctaataattttaaaatcaaatcaaaagagtaaaagtttttaaataaactggaAAAACAATATCTTCTTTTATACAATGTACGGTGGAAATCAGACATCAGGTACTTTATATttcacacaaaataaaatttaaaatttgtttatcctATAATGTGATTCAACATTAATGtttccaatttattttaaaatttacatatgcattaaaaatatatagagatactatttaaataaactttatttattctttaccTCTGGAACATTTACTTCCACTGTATTTTGATATGGTATCACTATCTTCACACTCTGAACACATTTGAAAACTCGTTTCTGTAAAAAACATGTATTACTTAAATCTAAATAGTTATAGTTATCATATATCAAGAACTTTGTAAATATtcagatttttaaataaaataacagacAAAGCCACAGAACAAATATACATTGAAGTCAAATCAAATAGTCTCACCATCTATCTGCACAAAGATCATAAAATATCAAACTTTCAGGAAAGAAATTCCTACTTTGCTTTCAACAAAACTTCTTTAAACAAACTTTTGTATtatcaccgatccttgataagtgtataaagtttgaaataaatctccataaaaaacaacagaaacaacaaaaacaaatagaagCCCATAAAGTGGATCAAAATCGAGTCAAAGCGGCCGTACACGActgcttcaagcagttgagaccgactgCTTGTAGCCACGACTGCGCGGTGAACTATACAGCGGTTGTACACCTGCAGCTCGAGCAGgtaacggctgagcgacgttcacggactgctcgagcggtcggtcgTTGACTGCTTGAGCTGTCACTACCAACCgcgcagttgacggcttgaatCGGTCtcgactgctcgagcagtcatgTGTATGACAGTAAATGAATGACTGatgttacatacaaacatacaagtgAAACTAATAAGAGCGTGTTAATTATTAAGCCTTTTATACCTGTATCACAGTATTTGTGTTTGTGGCTGTTCGGTGGATCCTGGTTGTCGACATGTCCAAAAGTTCTGAAGCCAACCGCGAACTGGGCGTATGGACTTATTTCGTATAGTTCTGTATTCAAGATAACACCAACATTTGATAAGGTACTAgcattaataaagaaaaaacataattctcGTTAAAACTcgttaataaatgaatgtaaaataataatgatattcACGATGTTGATACAACACAAGAATAAGAATTGATGATAATGACCATAAAGCTGATGAAGAGAGTAATACTGTGGTTAAGGACAAAGATGAAGGggttgatgatgatgacaacGACGGGGACGAGGTTACCGATGAAGTTGAGGATGATGATTACATCGAGGTTGAAAATGATGTTAGAAAAGCAAAAAACTTACCATGTTTACTATTATTTCTAACTGGTATTGGTGTGCTGTAGATCCTATTTTGTGCGTTCAGAGCATTTTCTTTCGCAGCTAAATTGCCATGAGAATTATTGGTGGTAATGTTACTTTCTGATTTATTGTCTATTGTTATTGAATCCCTGTATTGAGTGAAGTTACCGTTTCTGCGAAGAAATTCTTGATTTTACTACTtgaaaaaggaaataaaaagaaaatcacatttttatcagtCACTGGGCACTATTGTGACACAGACATAACACGTTATAGCAACATTATTAACATTCTCTTATTGTTACTTCCTTCTTTATTACGTAAatatcataaatcataattattaaaatgttttcatacCTCTGTCTCTTCAATAGAATATACACACAGCAAACAAGGCATACCAATAGCAGCACAGAGctgaatattattacaaacataTTCAAGTCAAACATCTCTGATGGTGGACCGACTTCACCTAAAATAGATTTAACtccatttaataataattattatttttgatcaAACAAAATCTACAAGACAAAGAGTACAATCCGAAGAtatcttatattaatatctagtcaaatcaaatcaatcgAATTAACAATTCAacaatcaaactcaaacaaaattaaattctcaaAAAATCATCAATCAACAATCAAACTGACCTTGAAACTGAATTCATTGACAAAATAGATACGTTGAAAAAAGACAAAGAGAAGAAAATACTTACTGCCATCCAAGTTTTTGGTagcataattataaatgctgCTAACACTGCCAGCTTCATTCGAAGCAATAATACGGATCTGGTACCACGTTCCAGGCAACAGATCCGATATCGCAAACGAACTGGACCGGTAGCTAGGAGCTTGGTACAGGGGCAGATTCCAACTTGTATCCGCATACGTCTGTCGAAATAAGGTTACTTTGAATTGAGACGGTGGAGTCGTAAATCCTTAAGACTTatcaaattttcaattttgggtGAAAATGTGAATTCAGGTATTCTGGACGTCCTAAGTTGAGTTGCAGTAATTTAAATAGAACATATTATATCcagaataacaataaaatcgtttaaaatatgttacataatattttttctctgATGATTTCAGAAATAAAAGTCAATTACCAAAGATattttgatgtattttttgtCAACGTGAAGAGAAATAATAGTtcaaaatacttaataataactattttttggCCTAATAGTagctacaataattaaaaaaacaataatatactacAATTCATAAATTTCTCAGGGTACTATCAATATACAGTTACCAGTGTATTCCTAGCTCTACTCCACAACCGCGACCCAAGGGTACGATATTCAACGTCCCAAGCGCGCATGTCACAACCACCGTCCTCCCAACCAGCCAATTGAATGTAAATATGGGAACTGTTACTCCATAACCATTCGTTTGACGATGGTGGTATTGGTACTGTAAAACGTGTGATGATTTAAtccctacttaatattataaatgcgaaaataatttttctgtctgtctcttcttCACGCCTGAACCACTGAAGTGATCTAGATGAAATTTGTTGTACTGATAGTTTAAGAATTGAAAAAGGATAGGATTTCTTTACATAGTTCCCACGgaaatgggaactatgcgggtgttagataataagaaaaaagttCCTAAAACTTGGAATTTGTCCgtagtaatataattattatcattgtgGTAAATCCGAGTTAGAAGTGTGAGCCGATTAGAATAAATTCCAAATGACGTGGGTTCGTAAGCGACTTAAGGATCAAAATGTCGCCACGGATAAACGTGTAACGCGGGTCAAATCCATTTTGCTTTCTGATTCgaataattataagaaaaaaaaaagactcatTGTTTCGATTCCATACTATTGGAGACTATGAAATCAAATTCAGAACTTAATAACCACACAAATAAGTACGTTGGTTTAaatctaatacatttttaaaagtacaaaataaatacttaccaCTACCCAAAGTATTTACATCCATATAAGCAGGCTGTGATGTGCCAACTTTATTCGTCGCAGTTATCCTTACAGAATATTTGGTTCCACATTTAAGCCCGGATAATGTGTGCTTTTGTGTATTAGATAAGTTTGGTAACTCATTATGCGCCCAGGCTTCTTGCCATGGACCATTCGCTTCCTTCCATGTTAGACTATAGGctacaaataaaacatcataaaattgaaatttattaagtAGCAAATATAAGTGGTTTGTAGgataataattagaaattatttttaattattaataatgaaactgACTATAGTATGTTAATAGTCTAAGATCCCACCGCAGGATTAATGTGTTCATAGTTTTTTTGATGAAATCAAAattgtttgtatatttatcattaggataatatattatatcgacTAGATTACCGGTCAAAATTTGGCCACAAGCAcgtttaattgaaatttttcaCATCGATTTTTTGGAATCGTTTCATCAAAAAAACTATGAACGCAAGAATCACGGTGGGATCttgtactataaaatataatgtatcgTTTCACGAGCCATTTGGAAAAAGAGTGGGCGTTAAAGTTTATCTGACTACcacaaaatgaaatgaaaacgTAATATCAAATTTACTCACATATTTTCTGTATCGAAGTTCTATTCATAGTCGGATAGTGCGGTTGTTCCCATTCAACTAAAATAGAGTCTTTGTATGGTGTAGCTCTAAGTATAGGAGAGTCTGGTAATGGCTGAACTACAACTGTGTATTTAACAGAATCTGAGCCGTACAAATTCTTTGCTAGACATGTATAATTACCACTTAGAGATTCGTCTATATCTGTAACAATGATATCAtcaataagtttgtttaaagttTCTTCGAAatctagttattttattttataatgttttataagaTTGTATATGctaaaaaagaagaaaagacAGAACACCTATGACACAAGCTAACAAGTACACAATatcattttatcaaaatttaaagacaataattattaagtcaGAGAAGTTGATTATTCAATCTTAAAGCATCAAATACCTGCTAACGATGAATTTATTGactaaagaataaatataacaaaaatataataagcgATACTAAATAAAGACAACTATACACTTACTGTTAATAAGCAGAGTATCATCATGGTTCCTGGTGAACCTGGGATGGTGCGTGATGATGTTGTGGTTGTGGTACCACACGGTGCGCGCGGCGGGCGAGCCCACACACGCGCACCGCAACAGGAGGGACGAACCGGCGCCTACTGATACCGTGCCTCCTAATGATGATACTCCCGCGACAACTGTATTGATAACAATGGCTTTAGAACTagcaaatgaaataatttatttttattcaaattcataattatatttatttattaagattgctaaaagataataatctttttttatgtaccCCGCGGCTTCTGAAtgcttaattttatgaaaattactacACCACTTCAATGTTTCAGATAAATTGACAGGTAAGGAAgaagatataaaaaatgtaggaATCTTTATCTTATTTCTTTAACGTTGTAGCATGTGAATAAAGAATATGTAAAGGTCTAGgaatgattttttaaagatttcctttcttattttatttctcataTTTTCCCATATTGCATGTAGTTACtcaatttattttgcttttaatCTTACCTCTATGCGTTGGTGTTTGTGTGAGTCGTTTACTAGCCCTCCCTTCTCCAACGTGTGTGGAGGCACATACCCAGGCTTCATAAGTACGTCCAGTACTTAAGTCTTTCACTTCAGCTGTGTTGCGATTTGCTTCTACTTTCTGTGTCATTACTGCTTCACCGGAACCCCTaaatacaacaataaaaattataattctatCAATGGTCGCacaataggtattttttttaatttatacatataacttaCCCTACGGGCTTCACATAAACAGTGTAGTATATAATTTCACCATTTGGACGATCCGGTGGCTTCCAACTTATAAGCAGTGATGTCGGTGAAAGTACTAGAACTTTTATATCTGCTGGAGGACTTGGTActgtataaaataagaaagattttttatgaatatagaCAAGCTAGGAAATAATAGTGGACCAAATACTGATCCTTGTGGAATACCAAAGTGAAAAAACTTTCAAAAAATTTGAGTAACTTATTTACATATCACCAAAATGAATAggtattttgaataaagaacggttacatttgattaattttaatagtttgaaagcaaaaatcatcataatatcaaattatttacgGAAAACAATTGTAGTTAAGAAGGAATTAATTACCATCCTGTAACGTAGTGCATACAATAGGATATGAAAACGGTCCAACACCATAACTAGAAAATCCTGCAACTTTGATTGTAtagtttgtatattttaacagATTCTGAATATATTGCTCCGTGTGTAAAGAAGTTTGATTCTGCCAATCGGTATCTGAAACAAAGATCTTAGTTTATCTGGTGAAGAGAAATATGTTTGTGtcttgatttttaaaatgtaagaaaaatctcaattactttactttactttacacgtatttttaaacaattatccCATCCCAACTAcagacatttttttaaatattttattaatcccAGCGTTTCGAACACTAAGCGACGAGAAAATTCGTAAAGATACTTTAATTGTTGCTTATCGCTTATTTCTCCCGTAAAATCGAACactgcaaaaaataaaactcctTATTCAGAGTCAAAAAAACCACGTACCTTCAGTACCATAAATAATGGTATATCCTGCTATTTCAGTCCCGTGTCGTGGAGTACTGATCGGCTGCCAACCAACTCGTAATGATGTTGAAGACACTGCAGTACATTCTACTGAAGATGGTGCACTTTCGGGAGctaataaaagaataataaatactattgATGATGGAACAATAGAGTAAAATGAAGGAAATatatatagtatttttattattactagcaatcgattattgttatttataaattgtacattatttgattttttttttgttcacgttatgtaatataatttatgtgatgtgctataattaatgtaattaaccgacttcaaaaagaggttatcaattcggccggtatgtttttttttatgtatgtacaccgattactccgaggtttctgaaccgatttacgtgattctttttttgttcgacgcgggatggtgtcgaattggtcccataaaaattttattcggataggccaagtagtttttattttatgagcaatttttgtctgtattttgtaaatgttgcaagtgcaagtttgaagtcggttgtttttaacgcagttatcacttgtttgtGTTAATAccgtttaattataaataaataaataaataatattgtacttttttatctttaatcaatttaataaaaaatttaatcgattGATAAAAGGGAAAAGTTTCGATGAATAACATTTATGCCAAAGATACTTTTTTATAGGTCTTTCGGGCAAGGATAATATTACACTCTCCAAATAAATGAGGTACGATTTTCcaggaaatatttaattgataatatataactgACCTCCTTCTCTAGTTTCTTGGAATACGGGTGAAGAGAATGGTCCTGCTCCAGCGCTGTTGAATGCTGATATTGAAACAGCGTATCTGAAATTAATCGATTAACTAAGAcatagcgcgcaagagcaaattttgtctccgcaactattaaagtctctcccatcaactgtacggggagttgcgtcgctacgtgcgcgcactttcttactagcccatagagttgatgggagagacaaaatagttgcggagacaaaagttacTCTTGCGCACTAGCTCTTAGAACCACATTAGAACTAACGAAGTTTTCTTTAATTTGACATGACATGACATATTTATAGGTCGATATaatgagatatttttaaaagaatagaataattttttgataatttaatgaaagtaaattaaatacgGACTGAAATTAGAGATTTAGATGCCAGAGTAAAATTTAGAATGATCATTTTGTAAAGCTTAGTTAAAATACATTGGGCTTACCttgtatttttcaataatcCGCTTATTGTAGTTTCTTGTCTTCCATTTTGGTGGGAAACCTTTATTACTCTAGTGTCTGTTTCTTcaattactataataaatatttcaattagtGTATTATCACTACCCTCGGTATAAAATCAGTATAATATGTTTcgaattattttgaaaagtcTAATAAAAATGCcattttttattcttcttctatttttcaaaatgttcTACAGAattaggaaaataatttatgtatttggtACAAAATGGACaagtatttgaaaattaaaaaggtTGCATTGGTATCTAAATTACTCATTGCAATAAATTTACTGGATTAGCGTCTCAATAGAAATTAAACCTACTTGGTCCCAGATTCTGCGGCACTGCCTTAACATGATACCCAGTGATGTGACCGTTTTGTGACAGAATATCTGGTGCCGCCCACAATACATGTAGACCACCTGGCTCATCTGTCTGTGTGACTCGAATGTGTTGTGGTGGAGCTGATGGTGCTgtttagtaataataaattagtttgTTAACGTCATAGTAAAACGAAAATTTGTTGGATTTGTAGGTGCTTTTAAAATGGCTATTAGTATAaagagtaaatatttattttttcattcaaaaCAAATCATGGTGTGGATTTAATTTGGTTATATACTTTGGATATTATACGGATTAATTTAATTGTCTATTGTGTCAATTACGGAAAGTGCGtaacaatgaaattgaaaagGAAACTTGTAGAATCAAGTTTTACAATTGATATAAGTTCAGACCGGTTTATACagcgtttaaaaattatgtatggaAGCCGAAATCTCTTCAATTTACTCCTCAATGTTTTGAATGGATTGGCAAGGTCCAACGCTGAGTAAAAGGACAAATACAATGTTTTACGTATATTTCTGTatctacatataaattatcttACGTTCTTCCTGTGTAGTCAAATGCACTGGTTCAGTGAATCTGCTGACAGCAACCTGGTTGACGGTGGCCACTCTGACGGCGTACCCACTTGCTGGTCGGAGATTTTGTAGGTCGAAAGACTGGCGAAGCTCGTTTTCCTTACTGTGTTAATAGAACGTTTTACTGCTTTCTATCACATTTTTATtccgttatttaaataaattagtttttggAAATTAGTCAATTAAACACCGAACGAAGACGAAGCGAGTGACTAGATAAGTATTATAGGTAGATGaatattagataaaataaaccaaGAAACgctatttgaaaatttatttcagtgttgtcacagataatataatactaggtactaataataatataacgccTACCTATAATAACAAAGGGCAATGGAagaaatagataatataataagataccaaaaaagtttaaaaatagtttcGAAGAAAGCGTAGGCATAGAAACGGGGTTAATCTTTGGTTTTTAGGCAAcgtcttaattttattaatctcAACGCCCATTTAGGGATCAAGttatatagtttattttaagaacAGATTTCtcaaaaattctacaaaaatataaatagaatattattatgtacaaaataaagaCAGTATTACACTTTTAACCACGTAAGGACTTCAATATTTGTTGACAGTGTGTTACAATAGCTAAAACGTGAACTTAGAGTATTACAGCATTTCAATTCTTTTTTCGTTGCAGTCAAATACAAAACATGAAGCGAATTATAGCATAGAAAGCTTATCATACTGAACTGCACATCATGAAAATCgatttataaaaagataagCTTTTAAAATGGCTGGCTTTAACGGCTAAccttttatgtttttgtgGTTATGccttatagatttaaaaaaatggagaagaaatgttttaaaaagaCTTACCTAGAAATATTAAACGTGCTACCAAGCTCCCATCTAACATCAGCAGTATGCGCAAGCGCATACTGTATTGTATACTGGTGTGCGGCGATTCGATCGTTTGGTCTCCATGATATCGTGGCGGTCCGGGACTGGACGGAATCCACTCGTAGTTCTGATGGAGGGGTGGGTGGTTCTGGAAGGTTTTGAATTTTAGAAcagactagctgtgctccgcggttttacccgcattgcttcgctcctgttgatcttagcgtgataaatgagaaagccttcctcgatgaatgggctatctaacaccgaaataattttcgaATCGGACTAGTTGTTCGTGAGatcagcgcgttcaaacaaacaaactcttcagctttataatattaagtaggtatagataGAGGTGgatatacaaaaatacttacaCGCTTAAAAAGATCTTTCTTTAGTCCGGAATTGCCGGATAAACACGAAATAGATATGAAAAGATTTCATATTATTCCaacataacatttataaacaaatatgagTCACTTCCTTTTATTATCACGTGCCAATAATTCAAAGATATAAagtgtacaaaaataattttaccagTTTTCTATATGAAATAGTAACTTATAATTACTCAAGGGTCTTACCTAAAATAGTGAGGTATACGTTATAAGTGCCTGCGCCAAAGGGATTACTTGCTCTGCACTGGTATAAGCCCCCATCGCTGGCTTCAGCATATTGAATATTGATTGTGCTCGACAATCCagagtttgtttttatttctgatAGCTTCCACCTATAGGATAGTTACAAATAATTCCGCTGTTAAAgcttttcaaattcatttatccacttgttattaatttattaattactatgtTAGTAcagtacattaattaattatcattatcattttaaaataaattcatcttCAGAAATAAGAGCAATATcttatacaaaaattttaattatcagTTTTACAAGACGGGATAAACGCATTCTTCGCCGAAACTTGGccaaagtttttaaaacaccattttatatcatatttttttattggtttcattattttcccttaatattttcctctttattaatttctgGATACTGCAATCAATTTCTGAACTGCCACATTTATATCCTTTTTATTAAAGGATCTTTGATTTACATGTCTGGTAAAACCTTACCTAAGAGAATGTAAATCCATTGTATGTCCATGTCTAATCCACTGAATTGTTACAGGATGATCACCCAGAGCGTTACATTCGATGCTTGCTGACTGTCCCAAACGAGAGGTGATATTTGATGATGGGGCAGCGAAATGAACAGGTTCTAGAGAAGAAGATTAGCCTTATGATTGGAGGTAGGTGGAATTTTCAGGAG is a window encoding:
- the LOC123703077 gene encoding Down syndrome cell adhesion molecule-like protein Dscam2, whose translation is MKYHNDAKRRIFKRSLTDGRVMMTQHFTERTLTPGGDISMQCAATADRPPQFVWQRDGLTVSTSTDPRYSLGQVMRADGTVLAQLNISRVRVEDGGLYSCIAKEGEHVAVHENRLDIYGPPYIRALPSIKVQSGETVNLRCPYYGYPISKIDWEFKGKTISSDNLFQNRYKRSQHKKKKTRRSVTNIHGILNIPEVNKEENEASYTCIVTSPSGEMARRTFDIQVIEAPVLEDLLFGNNLQEGQIVNIYCNVRSGDLPIHFEWLKDGKRIPSSLKVVERSSELFSALVIKRVSLEHCGTYTCVATNHVATVNKTTELYIKVAPKWLEEPSNSSLLLGRRGTVSCSASGYPKPQVHWMKKDAILGTWQPVLELAGGGILSLANGTLVIDEVSLSDEGLYSCNIENGVGTPLSKTIWISVNKPVHFAAPSSNITSRLGQSASIECNALGDHPVTIQWIRHGHTMDLHSLRWKLSEIKTNSGLSSTINIQYAEASDGGLYQCRASNPFGAGTYNVYLTILEPPTPPSELRVDSVQSRTATISWRPNDRIAAHQYTIQYALAHTADVRWELGSTFNISSKENELRQSFDLQNLRPASGYAVRVATVNQVAVSRFTEPVHLTTQEEPPSAPPQHIRVTQTDEPGGLHVLWAAPDILSQNGHITGYHVKAVPQNLGPIIEETDTRVIKVSHQNGRQETTISGLLKNTRYAVSISAFNSAGAGPFSSPVFQETREGAPESAPSSVECTAVSSTSLRVGWQPISTPRHGTEIAGYTIIYGTEDTDWQNQTSLHTEQYIQNLLKYTNYTIKVAGFSSYGVGPFSYPIVCTTLQDVPSPPADIKVLVLSPTSLLISWKPPDRPNGEIIYYTVYVKPVGGSGEAVMTQKVEANRNTAEVKDLSTGRTYEAWVCASTHVGEGRASKRLTQTPTHRVVAGVSSLGGTVSVGAGSSLLLRCACVGSPAARTVWYHNHNIITHHPRFTRNHDDTLLINNIDESLSGNYTCLAKNLYGSDSVKYTVVVQPLPDSPILRATPYKDSILVEWEQPHYPTMNRTSIQKISYSLTWKEANGPWQEAWAHNELPNLSNTQKHTLSGLKCGTKYSVRITATNKVGTSQPAYMDVNTLGSVPIPPSSNEWLWSNSSHIYIQLAGWEDGGCDMRAWDVEYRTLGSRLWSRARNTLTYADTSWNLPLYQAPSYRSSSFAISDLLPGTWYQIRIIASNEAGSVSSIYNYATKNLDGSEVGPPSEMFDLNMFVIIFSSVLLLVCLVCCVYILLKRQRNGNFTQYRDSITIDNKSESNITTNNSHGNLAAKENALNAQNRIYSTPIPVRNNSKHELYEISPYAQFAVGFRTFGHVDNQDPPNSHKHKYCDTETSFQMCSECEDSDTISKYSGSKCSRETCRTPHHR